AGAAATTTGAAATCAAATCAATTCAAATACAAAATATATCCCTATTTTGCAAAGACCTCATAATATATAGTATGAATGTACAAATAATCAATACGTCAAAACATCCGATTCCTACATATGAAACGAGGCAGTCTGCAGGAATGGATTTACGTGCCAATATTGACGAACCCATTACACTAAAACCCTTAGAAAGAACCATTGTTAAAACAGGTTTGTTTATCGCACTACCTATTGGTTTTGAAGCCCAGGTTCGTCCACGAAGCGGACTTGCTGCAAAAAGAGGAATTACGGTACTGAACAGCCCCGGAACTATAGATGCGGACTACAGAGGTGAAATAGGCGTTATTTTAGTGAACCTTTCCAAAGAAGATTTTAGTATTCGGGACGGAGAGCGTATTGCGCAATTAGTCATTGCAAAACACGAACATGTTATCTGGAATGAAGTTGCCGTTCTCAATGACACGGAACGCGATATGGGCGGTTTTGGAAGTACCGGAATTTGACCTTGCTTCAATGGCTGTTTTTTACTTTTTGAGCTCCCGATTTGAAATACCTTTTCCGTTTTTAAATGATATTATTTCTATAAATTTGCGTTTTATATTATATAATATGAACTATTGCTTTACTCAAAAAATAAAGTCGATTTTCCGAGTACCTATAGTTAGTCAAACATACTTTCCAACTTTAAACTTTCTAACTTTAAAACTATATCAAACATGCCTGAGGGGAAAAAACCACTCAATTTTATTGAGCAAATCATAGAAGAAGATCTAGCAAAAGGTTTACCGAGAAAGAAACTGCGTTTTAGATTTCCCCCGGAACCAAACGGGTATTTGCATATCGGGCATACCAAAGCTATTGGAATCAGTTTTGGGTTAGGTGAAAAATACAATGCTCCCGTAAACCTTCGTTTTGATGATACAAATCCTGCAAAAGAGGAGCAAGAATATGTAGATGCTATTAAAAAAGACATTTCTTGGTTAGGGTACCAATGGGCCAATGAGTTGTACTCTTCGGATTATTTTCAGCAATTGTATGACTGGACTGTCCTGATGATTAAAAAAGAGAAAGCCTATGTAGACAGCCAATCTTCGGAAGTAATGGCTCATCAAAAGGGAACTCCTACTCAGCCGGGAATCAATAGTCCGTTTAGAAATCGATCCGTAGCAGAAAATCTGGCCTTATTTCAAAAGATGAAAGCCGGTGAGTTTCGGGAAGGAACACATGTGTTACGTGCAAAAGCAGATATGGCCAGCCCAAATATGTTGATGCGTGACCCTATCATGTATCGAATTCTTTTTAAAAGTCACCACAGAACCGGTGATGATTGGTGTATCTATCCAATGTACGACTGGACACATGGAGAAAGCGATTATATAGAACAAATTTCTCATTCGCTATGTTCATTAGAGTTTAAACCTCACCGAGAGTTGTATAATTGGTTTCGCGATCTTGTATATGATTTTAGTAAAAATAAATACCCTTTAGCTCCCAAACAACGCGAATTTTCCCGTTTGAATCTGAGTTATACGATTATGAGTAAACGTAAATTAATGCGTTTGGTACATGAAAATGTAGTGTCCGGATGGGATGATCCGAGAATGCCAACCATTTCCGGATTAAGGAGGCGAGGTTATACATCCGCTTCTATCAGAAGTTTTATAGAAACTGTTGGGGTTTCTAAAAGAGAGAACCTGATTGACGTTGCTCTGTTGGAATTTAAAATTCGCGAAGATCTAAATAAAATTGCTAACAGAGTGATGGCTGTTTTAAATCCGGTAAAGGTAGTCATTACCAATTATTCCGAAGGAAAAGAAGAAGTGTTAATTGCAGAAAACAATCCGGAGGATAACAATTCAGGATACAGAGAAATTCCTTTTTCAAGAGAAATTTATATCGAGAAAGAAGATTTTAGGGAAGAAGCCAATAAAAAGTTCTTTCGTTTGAAGTTAGGAAAAGAAGTCCGTCTAAAAAATGCTTATATCATTAAAGCAGAAAGCTGTACCAAAGATGCCGAAGGAAACATTACAGAAATTCAATGTACATATGATCCTTTGAGTAAATCCGGTAGCGGAACTGAAGAAAGTGCTCGTAAAGTAAAAGGCACTTTGCATTGGGTTTCTATAAAACATGCTATAAAAGCAGAAGTAAGAGTCTATGATCGTTTGTTTTCCGATAAAGCACCTGACAGCTATAAAGATAAAGATTTTATGGAGTTTTTAAATCCAAATTCTTTAAAAATCATACAAGCTTTTGCAGAGTCCGGTATACAATCAGCTACTGTTGGGGAAAAATTTCAATTCCAGCGTTTAGGTTATTTTACCGTAGATAATGATACTACTTCTGACACTTTGGTTTTTAATAAAACCGTAGGGTTAAGAGATAGCTGGAGTAAAAAGCAATAAATATGCATTAAAGACTATATTATATGTCTACGGAAAATAGAAAAAACACTACTCTAGTAGGAAAATCTAAAGAGTAGTATTTTTATATGTGAAAAAATAATAGTTAATTTTTAATACAACGTACTGCAGTGCCACAGACCCGAAAAGTATTCGTTGTACTGTGCAGCTAAATGAGTTTTTCGTTTACTCCGGGAAGCCAGTTAAAATTGTTTGAATGATTCAGATACCTTGCAGCAAGCTGTGGGGAGGTTCATTAAATCATAAAACAAAATAGGGTACTTACCAAGAAAGATATTTAATAACCCTTTACCAAATAAATTATTTGGTAAAGGGTTATTATTGTGTGTCGTGCATGGTAATGCACTAGGTGGTGAAAGTCCACTGTGGGGGTCTGTAATCGCCAACCACTGGTTTAAGGCAAGGGTGTCCGTCGTGAGGTGGAATCTGAAGGAAGCCAACAACAAATTTCTGCTCCGAGGTAGACGAACCTTATCAGGCATAACCGGTGGGATGAGATTGCAATACAAATCAAAGTCCAAAGATTACACGGACATCGGGCTGTAAATAAGTTGGAGGCATGGAAAGAAAGTATATTATCTTACCAAGGGAGGTCTCATGGACATGCGGAGGTTTTTTTTCGGAAGCATGGAGTAAAGCTAGTCATGAGAAGTCAGCCGCCGCCATAGTACCTAGGGGCGACTAGTATAATAATTATAAAGTTAATTAACTTAAATTATTTATTTTTGTCTCATGTCAAGAAAAGCAGTACCAATTGCAGGGCAAACGCATTAAACTTTTTAAAAACCCTATTGATATGTAATGTTCTTAATTCATTGATATTCAGTTAGTTATTAGTTGTTTATGTTATTGATTGTTTGTATATTATACTGATAATCAATAATTTAATAGTTTTGAAAACAACAAACAAACTAAAGACCATATTCGGTCAAATTCCTGATTTTAGACACACCCACAAGCAACTTTACGATTTAGAGAGCATCCTTCTTATCGGGATAATTTCAGTTATTTGTGGTGCAAATTCATGGAATGAAAAGGAAGACTATGCCTATTCAAAAGAAGATTTTTTACGCTCTTTTTTAGATCTACCCAATGGCATACCTTCTCACGACACTTTTAATCGTGTATTCTCTAATAATGAAATTACTGCAATTCCAGAATTACTAAAAGTGTTATCATTAAAGATACTATTGTAACTATTGATGCTATGGGATGTCAGACAGATATAGCTACTGCCATTGTTGAAAAACAAGCGGACTATATTTTAGCTGTAAAACAAAATCAAGCACAATTATATCAAAATATTGAAGATGAATTTAGATTTGGTGAAAATATAGCAACCTCTATAAGTGAAGAACTAAACCATGGAAGGATAGAAACCCGAAAATGCAGTGTTATGACAAACTTTCAATGTATTCCACCGGATAATAAATGGGATAGTCTTACTGCTATGGTTAAAATAGAAAGCAAGCGTGAATTTAAAAACTCTGATAAACCAATAGAAACAGCTACACGCTATTATATATCTAGCACAAAGGCTAAGCCTAAAGATTTTCAAAAAGCCATACGTTCACATTGGGGTATTGAAAATAAACTGCATTGGACCTTAGATGTTGCATTCGAAGAAGATGCTTCTAGAAAAAGAAAAGATAATGCTGCGCAAAACTTTTCTATTCTAAACAAAATTGCGCTTAATCTTCTTAAAAATGAAAAAGCATCTAAGGTTGGTGTCAAAAGTAGAAGATTAAAGGCTGGATGGGATAATCATTACCTCATTAAAGTGCTAAATCTTATGAAAGTTTAATGCGTTTGCCCTGTTTCAAAGGGTGTATGACAAATTTCACTCAAGCTACTTTTTTAATACATAAATCTCTGACTTGATACCATTTACCACTTTTGTAGGAGACTCTTAGTTGAGCTATTTGCTGTAATCCATTTTTGTCCAGGTTGTCCCGATAACTTGAGTCTCTTTTGTAGGACATCTTTATGTGGAATGTCTACATTTAACAGGACAAAAAAATATAGCCCATAATAATTATATTTGAATTATGGCAAGAAAGTATAGTAATGAATTTAAAGTAATGATTGAAGAGTTATTGCAATCAGGGCAAAGTGTAAGTTCTGTAAGCAAGGAATATAGCTTGAATGGTAGTATGATAAGAAAATGGCGAAAGTTCTATGAACATTCAGTAGATTTCAGAGAAAAATTAGTATTAACTGAAGATCAAAAACATATTAAATTACTGGAGAGGGAACTTCGTAATATAAAGTTAGAACGCGATATTTTAAAAAAGGCGGTAAGCATCTTCTCCGCGAGCGACAGGTAAGATATCATTTTATTTTATCTCATAAAGAGGTTTTTCCTGTTGGGAAGATGTGTAATTGTATGCAAGTAAGTAAAAGTGCTTTTTACAATTGGTTAAAGACAAGACATGTAAACAAAGAAAAAAGTAGTTTGACCTATTTAAAACATAAGATTTTAGAGATTTTTAATGACAGTAATCAGGTTTATGATAGTAAACGTATTCAAAAATCATTAGAGAGAGAAAATATCAACTATAGTCGTTCTTACATATCATTTTTAATGAACAAAATGGGTATTAAAAGTGTATTGCGTAAAAAATATATAGTTACCACAGATTCTAATCATTCTTATAAAACTGAAGATAATATTTTAGATAGAAAATTCTATAGTGCTCAATTAGGAGAAAAGCGGGTATCTGATATTACTTATATAAGAATAGCTAAACAATGGTATTATTTAACTATCATACTTGATTTAGCAGATAGGCAAATTCTTGCTTGGACTTTGAGTGATGATATCACTACAGAAAATACTATTTATAAAACTTGGTTATTGGCAAGAAAAAGAAAACCGATCTCTAAAAATCATATTTTTCACTCGGACAGAGGCGTGCAGTATGCTTCTAATGTAATGAAAATGATATTTACTAAAAATAACAAAATCACTCAATCTATGAGTAGAAAAGCTAACTGTTGGGATAATGCTGTAGCAGAATCTTTTTTTAAAACATTAAAATATGAAGGTGTTTATAGATATAAATTCAGTTCATTTTTACAAGCGAATTTTGTAATTAAACGATATATAGAATGGTACAATACAAAAAGATTACATTCCGCTTTAGATTATAGAACACCTTTAATAAGGACATATTCTAAAATTCTATTTGGTTCTAAGTAACATAAGTAAAGAACGGAGACTGATACTCGGTATAGCTCTGAAAAGCTAGTAGCTCTGAAAGTTCACTCCGTTCTTCTGTATTTAAAGTTATCAACTAAATACAAGTTATTAACAAAGAAAAAAAGAAGCAAAAAAAGAAAACTCACCATCATTAATTTAAGTAAATATTTATATCTGCTAATCTAAAGGTAGCTTTCGGGCTACTTTGATGATGATTAACCGTCTTTGAGTTCTCTGCTGATCAATTGAGCGTCTATTCTATCACTCTTGGTGTACTTCTCTTTTCCTTTACGATGGATATCAGCAGGGTCGACTACCAAAGGTTTCCAACCATAACTCACAAAACATCGATGGGAATAATACCCACAGCAACCCGCTTCATAGGCAGTAGTAACCTCATAGTGGAGAAAATGTTTGGAAACATAATCTCGTAAAACTTCAGGGTTTGGTGGTTGAGAAAAAGACTTACCTGAAAATAAATCTGTTGAGCAATGAACTTTCCAACTTCGTTTGTGTATGTCAATTCCAATATATAACTTAGGCGTGGCAGTAATTTGAGTAATCATATCTTTAGTTTTTTGTTTACCTTAAAGATACTTGACTTACTGCTTTTTCATAGATGCTATAAGTAATAGCGATTTAAGTGATAAAACGAAAGTGTAAACATAAAACAAAGGTCAGTACTAAACTGAATTAGTAAGTAGAAATACGCTACTACTCATTCACAGACCGTTAGCAAGCATAAAAAGACAAGAACTAAAATTTAAATGAAATCAGAAAACACTATAGATAGTTCAAATAATGTTGAATTGATACTTGAGTGTGCAAAAGAAATTGTTGCAGTAGCGATAGAATATATTGGAGAAACCGAATATGAAGATATCGGTGCAGAACTAAATGTTGCCATTGGCAAAGCCCAAAATTTTATAAAACGGACTGAATGGTATTGCGGACTGACAAAAGAAAATCAACTAAAATCTTTGAAATATTTTGAGGAAAATATGAAAACAGTTTTGGATGAAAATCTTGATTCTGAATAACGGAAATTAAATATATATGATTTTATGAATCAAGAATTGATAATTGTAGGCTTAATGGCACTTCTGTTAGGAGCTGTAATCACGTATTTATTTATTAAGTATTCAACCATTCCAAGAGACAAATTTGATACACTGAAGGATAATTTTGCTTCAACCAAAAATAAGTTGGATACAAAAAATGCTCTTGAAAATGAATTGAGGAATTCATTAAAGGAACTTACGACCGAATTAAGCACAGAACGAGAAAAAAACCAAAATCAAGAACGAAATATTGCTGAATTAAATGCAACAACGAAAAATTTGCTGGAAAAAGTCAACGAGGAAAAAGAGACCAACAAGAGTCAACAGCAGAATATAGAACAAAGTAACCGAAAGATTTTGGAGCTTAATACAGAACTATCAAAAGTTAAGACTATAAAAACAAGTTTAGAAAAAAAAATTAACGACCAATCAAAAGAGTTTGAGGAAGCAAGAAAGAAATCGTTGACCGAATTTGAAAATATTGCTAATAAACTATTTGATGAAAAAACAAGTAAGTTCTCAAAACAAAGTAAAGAAAACATAGAACAATTATTGACCCCTTTAAAGGAAAACCTAAAGGATTTTAAAAAGAAAGTTGAGGAAACTTATGACAAGGAATCTAAAGAACGTTTTTCGTTGGAGGGCAAAATCAAAGAATTGGTAAATCTGAATCAGCAAATAAGTAAAGATGCAACAAACCTAACGAATGCACTCAAAGGGCAATCTAAAACCCAAGGTGATTGGGGTGAAATGATTTTAGAGAGTATTTTGGAATATTCTGGTCTTATAAAAAATAGACAATACTTTTTACAAGAATCTTTCAAAGACGAAGAAGGTAAACTAAAACAGCCTGATGTTACTATAAAATATCCAGATAATAGATATGTTATAATCGATTCTAAAGTTTCATTAAAAGCATATGAGCAATTTGCTAATTGTGAAAATATTGACGAACAAAAAATTCATTTAAACAATCATATTAAGTCAATCAAAAATCATATCGATAATTTAAGTTCAAAAGAATACGAACAATTGGACAAGGCTCTTGATTTTGTATTTCTTTTTATTCCGATTGAACCAGCGTTTTTAACCGCATTACAGTACGATAATCAACTATGGAATTATGCCTACTCTAAAAGAATAGTTTTGATGAGTCCAACAAACCTTATTGCAACTCTCAGAGTAATTGCAGATGTGTGGAGTAAAGAGATTCAAAATAGCAACGCAAGAGAAATATCAAAAAGAGGAGAAAAATTATT
This window of the Flavobacteriaceae bacterium genome carries:
- a CDS encoding dUTP diphosphatase translates to MNVQIINTSKHPIPTYETRQSAGMDLRANIDEPITLKPLERTIVKTGLFIALPIGFEAQVRPRSGLAAKRGITVLNSPGTIDADYRGEIGVILVNLSKEDFSIRDGERIAQLVIAKHEHVIWNEVAVLNDTERDMGGFGSTGI
- a CDS encoding glutamine--tRNA ligase/YqeY domain fusion protein, which produces MPEGKKPLNFIEQIIEEDLAKGLPRKKLRFRFPPEPNGYLHIGHTKAIGISFGLGEKYNAPVNLRFDDTNPAKEEQEYVDAIKKDISWLGYQWANELYSSDYFQQLYDWTVLMIKKEKAYVDSQSSEVMAHQKGTPTQPGINSPFRNRSVAENLALFQKMKAGEFREGTHVLRAKADMASPNMLMRDPIMYRILFKSHHRTGDDWCIYPMYDWTHGESDYIEQISHSLCSLEFKPHRELYNWFRDLVYDFSKNKYPLAPKQREFSRLNLSYTIMSKRKLMRLVHENVVSGWDDPRMPTISGLRRRGYTSASIRSFIETVGVSKRENLIDVALLEFKIREDLNKIANRVMAVLNPVKVVITNYSEGKEEVLIAENNPEDNNSGYREIPFSREIYIEKEDFREEANKKFFRLKLGKEVRLKNAYIIKAESCTKDAEGNITEIQCTYDPLSKSGSGTEESARKVKGTLHWVSIKHAIKAEVRVYDRLFSDKAPDSYKDKDFMEFLNPNSLKIIQAFAESGIQSATVGEKFQFQRLGYFTVDNDTTSDTLVFNKTVGLRDSWSKKQ
- a CDS encoding IS3 family transposase (programmed frameshift) gives rise to the protein MARKYSNEFKVMIEELLQSGQSVSSVSKEYSLNGSMIRKWRKFYEHSVDFREKLVLTEDQKHIKLLERELRNIKLERDIFKKGGKHLLRERQVRYHFILSHKEVFPVGKMCNCMQVSKSAFYNWLKTRHVNKEKSSLTYLKHKILEIFNDSNQVYDSKRIQKSLERENINYSRSYISFLMNKMGIKSVLRKKYIVTTDSNHSYKTEDNILDRKFYSAQLGEKRVSDITYIRIAKQWYYLTIILDLADRQILAWTLSDDITTENTIYKTWLLARKRKPISKNHIFHSDRGVQYASNVMKMIFTKNNKITQSMSRKANCWDNAVAESFFKTLKYEGVYRYKFSSFLQANFVIKRYIEWYNTKRLHSALDYRTPLIRTYSKILFGSK
- the rmuC gene encoding DNA recombination protein RmuC, with the protein product MNQELIIVGLMALLLGAVITYLFIKYSTIPRDKFDTLKDNFASTKNKLDTKNALENELRNSLKELTTELSTEREKNQNQERNIAELNATTKNLLEKVNEEKETNKSQQQNIEQSNRKILELNTELSKVKTIKTSLEKKINDQSKEFEEARKKSLTEFENIANKLFDEKTSKFSKQSKENIEQLLTPLKENLKDFKKKVEETYDKESKERFSLEGKIKELVNLNQQISKDATNLTNALKGQSKTQGDWGEMILESILEYSGLIKNRQYFLQESFKDEEGKLKQPDVTIKYPDNRYVIIDSKVSLKAYEQFANCENIDEQKIHLNNHIKSIKNHIDNLSSKEYEQLDKALDFVFLFIPIEPAFLTALQYDNQLWNYAYSKRIVLMSPTNLIATLRVIADVWSKEIQNSNAREISKRGEKLFDKFVGFVSDMEGIEKHLEKATEKYDEAIKKLSTGRGNLIGQAENLKKLGVNSKKQLPEKFILDNIEVKETDENDDE